The region GAGCTTATAGCCGAGGCCTCGCCCCTGATAATCATCGTGGACGAGGACGGCATACTCGCCCGATCTCTGGTCAAGGTCCATGATGAGCCGCCCGATCCCTATGATCCGTCGCTTGTCGCCTTTCGTAATCTCCGCCACGATCGCCATCTCCCGATCGTAATCGATATTGCAGAAGCGGACGAGCATGTCATGGGTGATATCTTTGATAGGAGTGAAGAACCTTGTCCTCATGGTCTCTTCGGAGAGAGTCGAGAGCATTCCCAGCTCCATGGGCTCATCTTCGGGGCGTATGGGCCGGAGAAATACTTCGGTGCCGTCCCGGAGATGCCACCGGCTCACATAGCGCGTAGGATAGGGGGTAATGATAACATGAGAGTAGCTACCCGCCGGCTCCGAGTATTCCGGGTCGAGGATGATCCTCGCATCGACCGCGAAGGCCTTGCCGCCCGATATGACGACCGGGTTTATATCCATTTCCGCAATCTCAGGAAAATCTATGACGAGGTTGGAGAAGCTCACGAGTATCTGCTCGAGCTGGTGCAGGTCCGCAGGCGGTTTGCCGCGAAAGCCGTGGAGGAGTTTATATACCTCGGTCTCTTCCATGAGGCGCCGGGCCAGAATCTGATTGAGCGGTGGGAGGCCCACCACCACATCCTTGTATATCTCCGCGCCGATCCCCCCCATGCCGAAAAGAATGACGGTTCCGAAGTCTTTATCCCTCTTTGAGCCGAGTATGATCTCGTAATCGATCTTCTCGATCATCCGTTGCACGTTCGCCCCTTTCAGGTCGGCCCGCGGGGCTTTACGGTCCACCCTTTGAAAGACCCTCGCGTAGGCCCGGCGTAATTCCGTCTCCGAGCGCACGTTGAGGAGCACGCCTCCCACGTCGCTTTTATGGATGATATCCTTCGAGACGATTTTTACCGCCACCGGATAGCCGATCCTCGTCGCAATGCGCACCGCGTCATTATCATCCCGGGCCAGATAAGGGAGCGTGGTTGGTATACCGTAAATATTGAGGAAATCCTTCGACTCTTCTTCCGTGAGGATGGTCCTCCCCTCTTTCAGGATACGCCGGATCGATGCCTTGAGGTGGTTCTTCGGC is a window of Syntrophorhabdaceae bacterium DNA encoding:
- a CDS encoding GNAT family N-acetyltransferase, with the translated sequence GDIPTYDTPEEAVKTYLYMYNYSRNLELLYETPSELPLTEAPPKNHLKASIRRILKEGRTILTEEESKDFLNIYGIPTTLPYLARDDNDAVRIATRIGYPVAVKIVSKDIIHKSDVGGVLLNVRSETELRRAYARVFQRVDRKAPRADLKGANVQRMIEKIDYEIILGSKRDKDFGTVILFGMGGIGAEIYKDVVVGLPPLNQILARRLMEETEVYKLLHGFRGKPPADLHQLEQILVSFSNLVIDFPEIAEMDINPVVISGGKAFAVDARIILDPEYSEPAGSYSHVIITPYPTRYVSRWHLRDGTEVFLRPIRPEDEPMELGMLSTLSEETMRTRFFTPIKDITHDMLVRFCNIDYDREMAIVAEITKGDKRRIIGIGRLIMDLDQRSGEYAVLVHDDYQGRGLGYKLMDMIIGVALDKNLDEVHGLVLKENEKFLSMVTRLGFTILDTPEDEAAWRVQLPLR